From Thermomicrobiales bacterium, a single genomic window includes:
- the tal gene encoding transaldolase: MNARVSQLLDQGQSIWQDDIARSMLTSGSLAAMIEDVGIRGVTSNPTIFEKAISSGADYDAQIAELSRKEISAADIFEALAVDDIRNACDVFRAIYDLSNGGDGFVSIEVAPDLARDAEGTREATRRLWKTIDRPNLMVKIPGTVEGAPVIREMLAEGININVTLLFSIEAYERVAHAYVDALEQRVSEGKPIDRVASVASFFVSRVDTLVDRLLNEKIAEVEDPRDKKALEELRGKAAVANAKLAYAKFEEIFSGPRWDALKAAGARPQRPLWASTGTKNPDYSDVLYVETLIGPHTVNTMPGKTIQAFLDHGVVKRTVDTDLDQARDVILDLEAAGISIDAVTAQLETEGIESFIKSFETLLAGVEGKRASLAAAAD, encoded by the coding sequence ATGAACGCGCGCGTCTCCCAGCTTCTCGATCAGGGCCAAAGCATCTGGCAAGACGACATCGCCCGCAGCATGCTCACCAGCGGCAGCCTGGCCGCCATGATCGAGGATGTCGGCATCCGGGGCGTCACCTCGAATCCGACCATCTTCGAAAAAGCCATCTCCTCCGGCGCCGATTACGATGCCCAGATCGCCGAACTCTCCCGCAAAGAGATCTCCGCCGCCGACATCTTCGAAGCCCTCGCCGTGGACGACATCCGCAACGCCTGCGATGTCTTCCGCGCGATCTATGACCTGAGCAACGGCGGCGACGGGTTCGTTTCCATCGAAGTCGCTCCCGATCTTGCCCGTGACGCCGAAGGCACTCGCGAGGCGACCCGCCGGCTCTGGAAGACCATCGACCGCCCGAACCTGATGGTGAAGATCCCGGGCACGGTCGAAGGCGCGCCGGTGATCCGCGAGATGCTGGCCGAAGGGATCAACATCAACGTCACCCTGCTCTTCTCGATCGAGGCATACGAGCGGGTCGCCCACGCCTACGTCGACGCCCTGGAGCAACGGGTCTCCGAGGGCAAGCCGATCGATCGCGTCGCCTCGGTCGCGTCCTTCTTCGTCAGCCGGGTCGACACCCTGGTCGACCGCTTGTTGAATGAGAAGATTGCCGAAGTGGAAGACCCGCGCGACAAGAAAGCCCTGGAAGAACTGCGGGGCAAGGCTGCCGTCGCCAACGCCAAACTCGCCTACGCCAAATTCGAGGAAATCTTCAGCGGTCCGCGCTGGGATGCGCTCAAGGCCGCCGGCGCACGCCCGCAACGTCCGCTCTGGGCCAGCACCGGCACCAAGAACCCCGACTATTCCGATGTCCTCTATGTCGAAACCCTGATCGGCCCGCACACCGTCAACACTATGCCCGGAAAAACCATCCAGGCCTTCCTCGATCACGGCGTCGTCAAGCGCACCGTCGACACCGACCTCGACCAGGCCCGGGATGTGATCCTCGACCTCGAAGCCGCCGGCATCTCCATCGACGCCGTCACGGCGCAGCTCGAAACCGAAGGCATCGAATCGTTCATCAAATCCTTCGAAACCCTGCTCGCCGGCGTGGAAGGAAAGCGAGCCTCGCTCGCGGCAGCTGCCGACTGA
- a CDS encoding nucleotidyltransferase domain-containing protein, producing MNARSAKRLYDGKQAAIDLAEYSDGQTLDGFLGEEMWRFAVERKAGVLASAMESAVREAPELADRLPHIDRVIGLRECLTLDAGDDERRRMWVIVTDEVPELLVAIDAELAAFGIPDENAPLEPGKSFRPIDLILDNLKPIAALCREYLVEQLDVFGSATTGAFDLETSDIDFLVRYLPESEPTLGRYLELEAALSELLGRKIDLVQDREFENPYFRQSVRMSRVRIYPVNRDDLEPVTGSRGEADGRDSSLRSE from the coding sequence ATGAACGCGCGGTCAGCGAAGCGGCTCTACGACGGAAAACAGGCGGCGATCGACCTCGCCGAATACAGTGATGGCCAGACGCTCGATGGGTTCCTGGGTGAAGAGATGTGGCGCTTTGCCGTGGAGCGGAAAGCAGGAGTGCTGGCGTCGGCCATGGAGTCTGCGGTGCGTGAGGCACCGGAGCTTGCTGATCGGCTACCTCATATCGATCGGGTCATCGGGTTGCGGGAATGTCTGACGCTCGATGCCGGTGACGACGAGCGACGGCGGATGTGGGTCATCGTTACCGATGAGGTCCCAGAACTGCTGGTCGCGATCGACGCAGAGTTGGCTGCGTTTGGAATTCCTGATGAGAACGCACCGTTGGAACCTGGCAAGTCGTTCCGCCCGATCGATCTCATTCTGGACAACCTGAAGCCCATCGCCGCGCTGTGCCGGGAGTACCTGGTCGAACAGCTCGATGTCTTCGGATCGGCGACGACGGGCGCATTCGACCTGGAGACGAGCGATATCGACTTCCTGGTGCGCTATTTGCCGGAGTCGGAACCAACCCTTGGCAGATATCTCGAACTGGAAGCGGCGTTGTCGGAGCTGCTGGGGAGGAAGATCGATCTGGTGCAAGATCGGGAGTTCGAGAATCCGTACTTTCGACAGAGTGTAAGGATGAGCAGGGTGCGAATCTACCCGGTGAATAGAGATGACCTGGAGCCGGTGACTGGGTCGCGGGGTGAGGCCGACGGGAGAGATTCTTCACTGCGTTCAGAATGA
- a CDS encoding dihydrofolate reductase family protein, translated as MPPTTLVIVNLSISADGFSAGLDQTEEWSFGDDRGDGFGNQLHDLIFESEEETADHMAYLTSVKAFILGRNMFGPVRGEWDRDWNGW; from the coding sequence ATGCCACCCACGACGCTCGTCATCGTCAACCTCTCGATCTCCGCCGACGGCTTTTCGGCCGGCCTTGATCAAACCGAAGAGTGGTCCTTCGGCGACGACCGCGGCGACGGTTTTGGCAACCAGCTCCACGACTTGATCTTCGAATCCGAGGAAGAGACGGCCGACCATATGGCCTATCTGACCTCCGTCAAGGCGTTCATCCTGGGACGCAACATGTTCGGCCCTGTACGCGGCGAATGGGACCGGGACTGGAACGGCTGGTGA
- a CDS encoding dihydrofolate reductase family protein — MVGGATFSFVTEGIESAREQARAVPGDGNIAVMGGATTVNQYLAAGLIDEMRLHITPIIMGAGTRLFEDVPPLNLEQIESRASNGVTHVSYRVLRWFRLSSALNPTP; from the coding sequence ATGGTAGGTGGCGCCACCTTCTCCTTCGTCACCGAGGGAATCGAATCTGCCCGCGAACAAGCCCGTGCGGTTCCCGGCGACGGCAACATCGCCGTCATGGGTGGCGCGACTACCGTCAACCAATACCTCGCCGCCGGGCTCATCGACGAGATGCGGCTCCACATCACGCCGATCATCATGGGAGCGGGCACGCGGCTCTTCGAGGATGTCCCACCGCTGAACCTGGAGCAGATCGAATCGCGCGCCAGCAACGGGGTCACGCATGTGAGCTACCGCGTGCTACGTTGGTTTCGTTTGTCCTCGGCTCTGAATCCTACGCCCTGA
- the gndA gene encoding NADP-dependent phosphogluconate dehydrogenase gives MTSGAYRHTGVIGLAVMGENLALNIERNGYPIAVYNRTWSRTQDFLADRAVGLDVVGAESIAAFVEALAKPRRIIIMVKAGAPVDAVLAELSEFVDPDDIVIDGGNSLFTDTERRSIEWEGKFRFVGMGISGGEEGALWGPALMPGGPKDAYSILEPMLVDISAKSKAGPCVSYIGPGGAGHYVKMVHNGIEYGDMQLIAETYDIMRRALGMSAAEIGKVFERWNTGKLESFLIEITGQVLAVTDAVDGVALVDRILDTAEQKGTGRWTSQNALDLGTPIPTIDAAVGARMMSSRKEERVAASARLTGPVIEPITGDAARNELIDHLENALYFAKISSYAQGMALLQAASATYGWGLHLSEIARIWMAGCIIRAELLDPIRAAFKDDPTLVNLLLAPHHERGQRVRSVGPRCRGNRRAQRHSRTGLHRFAELCRYLPHRKAARQPDPGAAGQLRRPYIPSPRQGRCVPYELDHRGDRNDWIARCVRRSFT, from the coding sequence TTGACCAGCGGCGCGTACCGACACACGGGTGTCATCGGATTGGCAGTCATGGGCGAAAACCTCGCGCTCAATATCGAGCGCAACGGCTATCCCATTGCCGTCTACAACCGCACCTGGTCGCGTACCCAGGATTTCCTGGCGGACCGCGCCGTTGGGCTCGATGTCGTCGGGGCGGAATCGATCGCCGCGTTCGTCGAAGCCCTCGCGAAACCGCGCCGCATCATCATCATGGTGAAAGCCGGCGCGCCGGTCGATGCGGTGCTGGCCGAGCTTTCCGAATTCGTCGATCCGGACGACATCGTCATCGACGGCGGCAACTCCCTCTTCACGGACACCGAACGCCGCTCCATCGAATGGGAGGGGAAGTTCCGCTTCGTTGGCATGGGCATCTCTGGTGGAGAGGAAGGCGCGCTCTGGGGGCCCGCCCTCATGCCGGGCGGTCCGAAAGACGCCTATTCCATCCTCGAGCCGATGCTGGTCGACATCTCGGCCAAGTCAAAGGCCGGTCCCTGCGTTTCCTATATTGGTCCCGGCGGCGCCGGCCACTACGTCAAGATGGTCCACAACGGTATCGAGTACGGCGATATGCAGCTCATCGCCGAGACCTACGACATCATGCGCCGCGCGTTGGGCATGAGCGCCGCTGAGATCGGCAAGGTGTTCGAGCGCTGGAACACCGGCAAGCTCGAGTCGTTCCTGATCGAAATCACCGGCCAGGTGCTCGCCGTCACGGATGCCGTGGATGGCGTTGCCCTCGTCGACCGCATTCTCGACACCGCCGAACAGAAGGGGACCGGACGCTGGACGAGCCAGAACGCGCTCGACCTCGGCACGCCGATTCCCACCATCGACGCCGCCGTCGGCGCCCGCATGATGTCATCCCGCAAGGAGGAGCGCGTCGCCGCCAGCGCCAGGCTGACCGGTCCGGTCATCGAGCCGATCACCGGCGACGCCGCGCGCAACGAGCTGATCGATCATCTGGAAAACGCGCTCTACTTCGCCAAAATCTCGTCCTACGCTCAGGGCATGGCATTGCTGCAGGCCGCGTCGGCCACCTACGGCTGGGGGCTCCATCTCTCGGAAATTGCCCGCATCTGGATGGCCGGCTGCATCATCCGCGCCGAGCTGCTCGATCCCATCCGCGCGGCGTTCAAGGACGATCCAACGCTGGTGAATCTGCTGCTCGCCCCCCATCACGAAAGAGGTCAACGAGTGCGGTCCGTCGGCCCGCGTTGCCGTGGAAACCGCCGTGCGCAACGGCATTCCCGCACCGGCCTACACCGCTTCGCTGAACTATGTCGATACCTACCGCACCGAAAAGCTGCCCGCCAACCTGATCCAGGGGCTGCGGGACAACTTCGGCGCCCATACATACCGTCGCCTCGACAAGGCCGGTGTGTTCCATACGAACTGGACCACCGGGGCGACCGAAACGATTGGATAGCACGATGTGTGCGGCGGAGCTTCACATGA